In one Dioscorea cayenensis subsp. rotundata cultivar TDr96_F1 unplaced genomic scaffold, TDr96_F1_v2_PseudoChromosome.rev07_lg8_w22 25.fasta BLBR01001699.1, whole genome shotgun sequence genomic region, the following are encoded:
- the LOC120256886 gene encoding photosystem I assembly protein Ycf3: MSAQSEGNYAEALQNYYEATRSEIDPYDRSYILYNIGLIHTSNGEHTKALEYYFQAIERNPFLPQAFNNMAVICHYQGERAILRGDSEIAEAWFDQAAEYWKQAIGLTPGNYIEAHNWLKITRRLEFE; the protein is encoded by the exons ATGTCAGCTCAATCGGAAGGAAATTATGCAGAAGCTTTGCAGAATTATTATGAAGCTACACGATCAGAAATTGATCCCTATGATCGAAGTTATATACTCTATAACATAGGCCTTATACACACAAGCAACGGAGAGCATACAAAGGCTTTGGAATATTATTTCCAGGCAATAGAACGAAATCCATTCTTACCGCAAGCTTTTAATAATATGGCCGTGATCTGCCATTAC CAGGGAGAACGGGCCATTCTACGAGGTGATTCTGAAATTGCAGAGGCTTGGTTCGATCAGGCTGCTGAGTATTGGAAACAGGCTATAGGGCTTACCCCAGGTAATTATATTGAAGCACATAATTGGTTGAAGATTACGAGACGTTTAGAATTCGAATAA
- the LOC120256885 gene encoding solute carrier family 35 member F2-like isoform X2: MATFDFFFSKRTLIGLALGQFVSLVITSTAFSSSELSRRGISVPTSQTFLNYVLLAIVYGGFLVYKRKRSLQIKWYFYLMLAVADVEANFLVVKAYQYTSLTSVMLLDCWSIPSVILLTWLFLNTKYRFRKFVGVAVCVAGLVLVVFSDVHSRDRGRGNDPVKGDVLVLTGAMLYAVSNVSEEFIVKKGGRVELMAMLGLFGAVVGSCQISIFERNKLKSIHWTVSAVLPFLGYAIAMFLFYSTVPFVLKLSGSTMLNLSLLTSDMWAVLIRTFVYHEKVDWMYFIAFGMVGVGLVIYSGGAKEDHGEAQAVEGIEIAERQKDEGECDGQYMNSNTRHN; this comes from the exons ATGGCGACGTTcgacttcttcttctccaagagaACCCTCATCGGCCTTGCTCTTGGTCAGTTCGTCTCTCTTGTGATCACATCGACAGCGTTCTCCTCCTCTGAGCTGTCAAGACGAG GGATTAGTGTTCCTACTTCGCAGACTTTCTTGAATTACGTGTTGCTTGCGATTGTCTATGGGGGATTTTTGGTTTACAAACGCAAGAGATCTCTGCAG ataaaatggtatttttatttgatgcTTGCCGTTGCTGATGTGGAGGCCAATTTTCTTG TTGTGAAGGCTTATCAGTACACCTCTTTGACAAGTGTGATGCTTCTGGATTGTTGGTCAATTCCATCTGTAATACTTCTTACGTGGCTGTTCTTGAACACAAAGTACAGATTCAGGAAGTTTGTTGGTGTAGCAGTCTGTGTTGCTGGCCTTGTTCTAGTTGTATTTTCTGATGTGCATTCAAGAGACAGAGGAA GAGGCAACGACCCTGTTAAAGGTGATGTGCTTGTGCTCACAGGCGCTATGCTCTATGCAGTCAGTAATGTTAGTGAG GAGTTTATAGTGAAGAAGGGGGGCAGAGTGGAGTTGATGGCAATGCTAGGATTATTTGGGGCAGTTGTTGGCTCCTGCCAAAT AAGCATATTCGAACGCAATAAACTTAAATCAATCCATTGGACTGTCAGTGCG GTGCTTCCTTTCCTTGGATATGCAATTGCAATGTTTCTGTTTTATTCTACTGTGCCATTTGTGCTTAAG TTAAGTGGGTCGACTATGCTTAACCTGTCGCTGCTGACATCCGATATGTGGGCTGTTCTAATACGCACATTCGTATACCATGAGAAG GTTGATTGGATGTACTTCATAGCCTTCGGTATGGTCGGTGTTGGGCTTGTAATCTATTCAGG AGGTGCAAAAGAAGACCATGGAGAAGCTCAAGCAGTTGAGGGTATTGAGATTGCAGAAAGGCAGAAAGATGAAGGAGAATGTGATGGACAGTACATGAACTCAAACACTAGACATAATTGA
- the LOC120256885 gene encoding solute carrier family 35 member F2-like isoform X1, translating to MATFDFFFSKRTLIGLALGQFVSLVITSTAFSSSELSRRGISVPTSQTFLNYVLLAIVYGGFLVYKRKRSLQIKWYFYLMLAVADVEANFLVVKAYQYTSLTSVMLLDCWSIPSVILLTWLFLNTKYRFRKFVGVAVCVAGLVLVVFSDVHSRDRGTLPHLKYGSGGNDPVKGDVLVLTGAMLYAVSNVSEEFIVKKGGRVELMAMLGLFGAVVGSCQISIFERNKLKSIHWTVSAVLPFLGYAIAMFLFYSTVPFVLKLSGSTMLNLSLLTSDMWAVLIRTFVYHEKVDWMYFIAFGMVGVGLVIYSGGAKEDHGEAQAVEGIEIAERQKDEGECDGQYMNSNTRHN from the exons ATGGCGACGTTcgacttcttcttctccaagagaACCCTCATCGGCCTTGCTCTTGGTCAGTTCGTCTCTCTTGTGATCACATCGACAGCGTTCTCCTCCTCTGAGCTGTCAAGACGAG GGATTAGTGTTCCTACTTCGCAGACTTTCTTGAATTACGTGTTGCTTGCGATTGTCTATGGGGGATTTTTGGTTTACAAACGCAAGAGATCTCTGCAG ataaaatggtatttttatttgatgcTTGCCGTTGCTGATGTGGAGGCCAATTTTCTTG TTGTGAAGGCTTATCAGTACACCTCTTTGACAAGTGTGATGCTTCTGGATTGTTGGTCAATTCCATCTGTAATACTTCTTACGTGGCTGTTCTTGAACACAAAGTACAGATTCAGGAAGTTTGTTGGTGTAGCAGTCTGTGTTGCTGGCCTTGTTCTAGTTGTATTTTCTGATGTGCATTCAAGAGACAGAGGAA CTCTTCCTCATTTGAAGTATGGTTCAGGAGGCAACGACCCTGTTAAAGGTGATGTGCTTGTGCTCACAGGCGCTATGCTCTATGCAGTCAGTAATGTTAGTGAG GAGTTTATAGTGAAGAAGGGGGGCAGAGTGGAGTTGATGGCAATGCTAGGATTATTTGGGGCAGTTGTTGGCTCCTGCCAAAT AAGCATATTCGAACGCAATAAACTTAAATCAATCCATTGGACTGTCAGTGCG GTGCTTCCTTTCCTTGGATATGCAATTGCAATGTTTCTGTTTTATTCTACTGTGCCATTTGTGCTTAAG TTAAGTGGGTCGACTATGCTTAACCTGTCGCTGCTGACATCCGATATGTGGGCTGTTCTAATACGCACATTCGTATACCATGAGAAG GTTGATTGGATGTACTTCATAGCCTTCGGTATGGTCGGTGTTGGGCTTGTAATCTATTCAGG AGGTGCAAAAGAAGACCATGGAGAAGCTCAAGCAGTTGAGGGTATTGAGATTGCAGAAAGGCAGAAAGATGAAGGAGAATGTGATGGACAGTACATGAACTCAAACACTAGACATAATTGA
- the LOC120256885 gene encoding solute carrier family 35 member F2-like isoform X3, translating to MLHLSCWLEHEIKWYFYLMLAVADVEANFLVVKAYQYTSLTSVMLLDCWSIPSVILLTWLFLNTKYRFRKFVGVAVCVAGLVLVVFSDVHSRDRGTLPHLKYGSGGNDPVKGDVLVLTGAMLYAVSNVSEEFIVKKGGRVELMAMLGLFGAVVGSCQISIFERNKLKSIHWTVSAVLPFLGYAIAMFLFYSTVPFVLKLSGSTMLNLSLLTSDMWAVLIRTFVYHEKVDWMYFIAFGMVGVGLVIYSGGAKEDHGEAQAVEGIEIAERQKDEGECDGQYMNSNTRHN from the exons ATGTTGCATTTGTCTTGTTGGTTGGAACATGAG ataaaatggtatttttatttgatgcTTGCCGTTGCTGATGTGGAGGCCAATTTTCTTG TTGTGAAGGCTTATCAGTACACCTCTTTGACAAGTGTGATGCTTCTGGATTGTTGGTCAATTCCATCTGTAATACTTCTTACGTGGCTGTTCTTGAACACAAAGTACAGATTCAGGAAGTTTGTTGGTGTAGCAGTCTGTGTTGCTGGCCTTGTTCTAGTTGTATTTTCTGATGTGCATTCAAGAGACAGAGGAA CTCTTCCTCATTTGAAGTATGGTTCAGGAGGCAACGACCCTGTTAAAGGTGATGTGCTTGTGCTCACAGGCGCTATGCTCTATGCAGTCAGTAATGTTAGTGAG GAGTTTATAGTGAAGAAGGGGGGCAGAGTGGAGTTGATGGCAATGCTAGGATTATTTGGGGCAGTTGTTGGCTCCTGCCAAAT AAGCATATTCGAACGCAATAAACTTAAATCAATCCATTGGACTGTCAGTGCG GTGCTTCCTTTCCTTGGATATGCAATTGCAATGTTTCTGTTTTATTCTACTGTGCCATTTGTGCTTAAG TTAAGTGGGTCGACTATGCTTAACCTGTCGCTGCTGACATCCGATATGTGGGCTGTTCTAATACGCACATTCGTATACCATGAGAAG GTTGATTGGATGTACTTCATAGCCTTCGGTATGGTCGGTGTTGGGCTTGTAATCTATTCAGG AGGTGCAAAAGAAGACCATGGAGAAGCTCAAGCAGTTGAGGGTATTGAGATTGCAGAAAGGCAGAAAGATGAAGGAGAATGTGATGGACAGTACATGAACTCAAACACTAGACATAATTGA